The following coding sequences are from one Nicotiana tabacum cultivar K326 chromosome 1, ASM71507v2, whole genome shotgun sequence window:
- the LOC107824854 gene encoding protein NLP6 isoform X2 — translation MSEPEEEMNHMFRSKPKDFLTPPPRTTTTTTQHTVAAENQNQREPSLMMDLDLDLDASWSFDQIFAAAAASNNHMSPFLVSTTASEQPCSPLWAFSDENEDNKPSTGNALSTASLRLSSYPRFLTYTGDHEAAAEALSVADDKKRIPPPIMGLTPLDCMDGSCIIKERMTQALRYLKESTGERVLAQVWAPVKNGSRYMLTTSGQPFVLDPDCNGLHQYRMVSLMYMFAVDGETDGVLGLPGRVYRKKLPEWTPNVQYYSSKEFPRLNHALHYNVRGTLALPVFEPSGQSCVGVLEIIMTSQKINYAPEVDRVCKALEAVNLKSSEILDHPNTQICNEGRQNALVEILEILTAVCETYKLPLAQTWVPCRHRSVLADGGGLKKSCSSFDGSCMGQVCMSTTDVSFYVVDAHMWGFREACAEHHLQKGQGVAGRAYASQKSCFCEDIRLFCKTEYPLVHYARLFGLSSCFAICLRSTYTGNDDYILEFFLPPNDGDYNDQLALLNSLLLTMKQHFRSLRVASGEELEHDWGSVEVIKASTEDKLGSRLESVPTTKSLPQPASVVNGRVPPDLMEEQESPVELNVAKVAEGVNGTAEAHNHASFSENKGIGKKSERKRGKAEKTISLEVLQQYFAGSLKDAAKSLGVCPTTMKRICRQHGISRWPSRKINKVNRSLSKLKRVIESVQGADGTFSLTSLAPNSLPVAVGSISWPAGMNGSPCNASEYHEEKNELSNQGMPGRHEEAEPSNQMLESRIIGNEELSPKQNGFVREGSHRSRTGSGSREESAGTPTSHGSCQGSPFPANESSPQNELVNSPTQESSVKVGGSSEPARPTTGEINLSTAFLMPGPYIPEHTQQLFGGMLVEDAGSSHDLRNLCPAGDAMFDDRVPEYSWTNPPCSNGIAKDQVSLPAENMPQFSTRPEVTSVTIKATYREDIIRFRLLLSSGIFKLKEEVAKRLKLEMGTFDIKYLDDDHEWVLIACDADLQECVDISRSSGSNVVRLLVHDIMPNLGSSCESSGE, via the exons ATGTCGGAGCCGGAAGAAGAAATGAATCACATGTTCCGTTCAAAGCCAAAGGACTTTCTCACTCCGCCGCCGCGGACAACGACGACGACGACGCAGCATACGGTGGCGGCTGAGAATCAAAATCAAAGAGAGCCGTCGTTGATGATGGATCTCGATTTGGATCTCGATGCTTCCTGGTCATTCGATCAGATCTTTGCGGCTGCAGCTGCTTCTAATAATCATATGTCGCCGTTTCTCGTATCGACTACTGCTTCTGAACAGCCTTGTTCTCCTCTTTGGGCTTTTTCTGATGAAAATGAAGATAATAAGCCGTCTACCGGAAATGCTCTCTCCACCGCCAGTCTCCGCCTCTCTAGCTACCCTAGATTTCTTACTT ATACTGGCGATCATGAGGCAGCAGCTGAAGCTTTGTCTGTCGCTGATGATAAGAAAAGAATCCCTCCGCCAATTATGGGATTAACCCCTTTAGATTGTATGGATGGGTCTTGTATAATCAAGGAGAGGATGACACAGGCACTTCGATACTTAAAAGAATCAACAGGAGAACGAGTGTTAGCTCAGGTCTGGGCACCTGTTAAGAATGGCAGTCGTTACATGCTTACAACTTCAGGGCAACCCTTTGTTCTTGACCCCGACTGTAACGGGCTTCATCAGTATCGAATGGTTTCGTTGATGTATATGTTTGCTGTGGATGGGGAGACTGATGGAGTTCTAGGACTTCCAGGCCGTGTCTACCGGAAAAAATTGCCAGAATGGACTCCAAATGTGCAGTATTATTCCAGTAAAGAGTTCCCTCGTCTTAATCACGCCCTGCATTACAATGTTCGAGGAACTTTGGCGTTGCCAGTATTTGAACCATCTGGTCAGTCTTGTGTTGGTGTACTGGAGATCATAATGACCTCCCAGAAAATCAACTATGCTCCTGAAGTTGATAGAGTATGCAAAGCACTTGAG GCAGTGAATCTGAAAAGTTCAGAGATATTGGACCACCCAAACACTCAG ATCTGTAATGAAGGTCGGCAGAATGCATTGGTTGAGATCTTGGAGATATTAACAGCTGTATGTGAAACTTATAAATTGCCTCTGGCTCAGACATGGGTTCCATGCAGGCATCGCAGTGTTCTGGCTGATGGTGGTGGGTTGAaaaagagttgcagtagctttgaTGGAAGCTGCATGGGACAGGTCTGTATGTCCACAACGGATGTTTCATTTTATGTGGTTGATGCTCACATGTGGGGTTTTCGTGAAGCCTGTGCCGAGCATCACTTACAAAAGGGACAGGGAGTAGCTGGAAGGGCATATGCCTCTCAAAAATCATGTTTCTGTGAAGATATAAGGCTATTTTGCAAAACGGAGTACCCTTTGGTGCACTATGCACGTTTGTTTGGGTTGTCCAGCTGTTTTGCAATCTGCTTAAGGAGCACTTACACTGGCAATGATGATTACATTTTAGAGTTTTTTCTGCCACCAAACGATGGAGACTACAATGACCAGCTAGCTTTGCTGAACTCACTCTTATTGACGATGAAGCAGCACTTTAGGAGTCTTAGGGTTGCTTCTGGGGAGGAACTTGAGCATGACTGGGGTTCAGTTGAGGTTATCAAAGCATCCACGGAAGATAAACTTGGTTCTAGGCTTGAATCTGTGCCAACAACCAAATCTCTTCCTCAGCCTGCTAGTGTAGTAAATGGAAGGGTGCCTCCCGATCTAATGGAAGAGCAAGAGTCCCCTGTGGAATTGAATGTTGCAAAAGTTGCAGAGGGCGTAAATGGTACAGCTGAAGCCCATAATCATGCCTCTTTCTCTGAGAATAAAGGCATTGGtaagaaatcagagagaaaacgTGGAAAAGCTGAGAAAACAATAAGCTTAGAGGTTTTGCAACAGTATTTTGCTGGAAGTCTCAAGGATGCTGCGAAGAGTCTTGGTG TTTGTCCAACTACAATGAAGCGCATTTGCAGGCAGCATGGGATCTCCAGATGGCCATCTCGCAAGATAAACAAGGTTAACCGGTCCCTTTCAAAGCTAAAACGTGTAATTGAATCAGTGCAAGGAGCTGATGGAACATTCAGCCTGACTTCTCTTGCACCAAATTCACTTCCTGTTGCTGTTGGTTCTATTTCTTGGCCTGCAGGCATGAATGGTTCACCGTGTAATGCTTCCGAGTACCATGAAGAGAAGAATGAGCTCTCCAACCAGGGAATGCCAGGACGTCATGAAGAAGCCGAACCCTCAAATCAAATGCTGGAAAGTAGGATTATTGGGAATGAAGAGCTCTCTCCGAAGCAGAATGGTTTTGTGCGTGAAGGGTCACATAGGTCCAGAACGGGTAGTGGCTCGAGAGAAGAGAGTGCAGGGACACCTACCTCCCATGGTTCATGCCAAGGTAGTCCTTTCCCTGCAAATGAATCTTCCCCTCAGAATGAGTTGGTTAATTCACCTACACAGGAGTCGTCTGTAAAAGTGGGTGGCTCTTCGGAACCAGCTCGTCCGACCACAGGAGAAATCAATTTATCCACTGCATTCCTAATGCCTGGGCCTTATATTCCAGAACACACCCAGCAACTATTTGGGGGAATGCTAGTTGAGGATGCAGGGAGTTCACATGATCTGAGAAATCTTTGTCCGGCTGGAGATGCTATGTTTGATGACCGTGTCCCCGAATACAGTTGGACTAACCCACCGTGTTCTAATGGAATTGCTAAGGATCAAGTTTCTCTTCCTGCTGAGAATATGCCACAGTTTTCTACCAGGCCTGAAGTAACATCCGTTACAATAAAAGCAACGTATAGGGAAGACATCATAAGATTTCGACTTCTTTTAAGTTCTGGTATATTTAAGTTGAAGGAGGAAGTAGCCAAGAGGCTAAAGTTAGAGATGGGGACTTTCGATATCAAGTACCTCGACGATGACCATGAGTGGGTTTTAATCGCGTGTGATGCAGACCTGCAAGAATGTGTCGATATCTCAAGATCATCGGGCAGCAACGTAGTAAGGTTGTTGGTTCATGATATAATGCCCAACCTTGGGAGCTCCTGTGAGAGCTCAGGTGAATGA
- the LOC107824854 gene encoding protein NLP6 isoform X1, which produces MSEPEEEMNHMFRSKPKDFLTPPPRTTTTTTQHTVAAENQNQREPSLMMDLDLDLDASWSFDQIFAAAAASNNHMSPFLVSTTASEQPCSPLWAFSDENEDNKPSTGNALSTASLRLSSYPRFLTYTGDHEAAAEALSVADDKKRIPPPIMGLTPLDCMDGSCIIKERMTQALRYLKESTGERVLAQVWAPVKNGSRYMLTTSGQPFVLDPDCNGLHQYRMVSLMYMFAVDGETDGVLGLPGRVYRKKLPEWTPNVQYYSSKEFPRLNHALHYNVRGTLALPVFEPSGQSCVGVLEIIMTSQKINYAPEVDRVCKALEAVNLKSSEILDHPNTQVSKNKILDTSHLSCCSLLSEQVYVVGYSMNQICNEGRQNALVEILEILTAVCETYKLPLAQTWVPCRHRSVLADGGGLKKSCSSFDGSCMGQVCMSTTDVSFYVVDAHMWGFREACAEHHLQKGQGVAGRAYASQKSCFCEDIRLFCKTEYPLVHYARLFGLSSCFAICLRSTYTGNDDYILEFFLPPNDGDYNDQLALLNSLLLTMKQHFRSLRVASGEELEHDWGSVEVIKASTEDKLGSRLESVPTTKSLPQPASVVNGRVPPDLMEEQESPVELNVAKVAEGVNGTAEAHNHASFSENKGIGKKSERKRGKAEKTISLEVLQQYFAGSLKDAAKSLGVCPTTMKRICRQHGISRWPSRKINKVNRSLSKLKRVIESVQGADGTFSLTSLAPNSLPVAVGSISWPAGMNGSPCNASEYHEEKNELSNQGMPGRHEEAEPSNQMLESRIIGNEELSPKQNGFVREGSHRSRTGSGSREESAGTPTSHGSCQGSPFPANESSPQNELVNSPTQESSVKVGGSSEPARPTTGEINLSTAFLMPGPYIPEHTQQLFGGMLVEDAGSSHDLRNLCPAGDAMFDDRVPEYSWTNPPCSNGIAKDQVSLPAENMPQFSTRPEVTSVTIKATYREDIIRFRLLLSSGIFKLKEEVAKRLKLEMGTFDIKYLDDDHEWVLIACDADLQECVDISRSSGSNVVRLLVHDIMPNLGSSCESSGE; this is translated from the exons ATGTCGGAGCCGGAAGAAGAAATGAATCACATGTTCCGTTCAAAGCCAAAGGACTTTCTCACTCCGCCGCCGCGGACAACGACGACGACGACGCAGCATACGGTGGCGGCTGAGAATCAAAATCAAAGAGAGCCGTCGTTGATGATGGATCTCGATTTGGATCTCGATGCTTCCTGGTCATTCGATCAGATCTTTGCGGCTGCAGCTGCTTCTAATAATCATATGTCGCCGTTTCTCGTATCGACTACTGCTTCTGAACAGCCTTGTTCTCCTCTTTGGGCTTTTTCTGATGAAAATGAAGATAATAAGCCGTCTACCGGAAATGCTCTCTCCACCGCCAGTCTCCGCCTCTCTAGCTACCCTAGATTTCTTACTT ATACTGGCGATCATGAGGCAGCAGCTGAAGCTTTGTCTGTCGCTGATGATAAGAAAAGAATCCCTCCGCCAATTATGGGATTAACCCCTTTAGATTGTATGGATGGGTCTTGTATAATCAAGGAGAGGATGACACAGGCACTTCGATACTTAAAAGAATCAACAGGAGAACGAGTGTTAGCTCAGGTCTGGGCACCTGTTAAGAATGGCAGTCGTTACATGCTTACAACTTCAGGGCAACCCTTTGTTCTTGACCCCGACTGTAACGGGCTTCATCAGTATCGAATGGTTTCGTTGATGTATATGTTTGCTGTGGATGGGGAGACTGATGGAGTTCTAGGACTTCCAGGCCGTGTCTACCGGAAAAAATTGCCAGAATGGACTCCAAATGTGCAGTATTATTCCAGTAAAGAGTTCCCTCGTCTTAATCACGCCCTGCATTACAATGTTCGAGGAACTTTGGCGTTGCCAGTATTTGAACCATCTGGTCAGTCTTGTGTTGGTGTACTGGAGATCATAATGACCTCCCAGAAAATCAACTATGCTCCTGAAGTTGATAGAGTATGCAAAGCACTTGAG GCAGTGAATCTGAAAAGTTCAGAGATATTGGACCACCCAAACACTCAGGTGAGCAAAAATAAAATTCTGGACACATCTCATCTAAGTTGTTGTTCTTTGTTGTCTGAACAAGTCTATGTCGTTGGGTATTCTATGAACCAGATCTGTAATGAAGGTCGGCAGAATGCATTGGTTGAGATCTTGGAGATATTAACAGCTGTATGTGAAACTTATAAATTGCCTCTGGCTCAGACATGGGTTCCATGCAGGCATCGCAGTGTTCTGGCTGATGGTGGTGGGTTGAaaaagagttgcagtagctttgaTGGAAGCTGCATGGGACAGGTCTGTATGTCCACAACGGATGTTTCATTTTATGTGGTTGATGCTCACATGTGGGGTTTTCGTGAAGCCTGTGCCGAGCATCACTTACAAAAGGGACAGGGAGTAGCTGGAAGGGCATATGCCTCTCAAAAATCATGTTTCTGTGAAGATATAAGGCTATTTTGCAAAACGGAGTACCCTTTGGTGCACTATGCACGTTTGTTTGGGTTGTCCAGCTGTTTTGCAATCTGCTTAAGGAGCACTTACACTGGCAATGATGATTACATTTTAGAGTTTTTTCTGCCACCAAACGATGGAGACTACAATGACCAGCTAGCTTTGCTGAACTCACTCTTATTGACGATGAAGCAGCACTTTAGGAGTCTTAGGGTTGCTTCTGGGGAGGAACTTGAGCATGACTGGGGTTCAGTTGAGGTTATCAAAGCATCCACGGAAGATAAACTTGGTTCTAGGCTTGAATCTGTGCCAACAACCAAATCTCTTCCTCAGCCTGCTAGTGTAGTAAATGGAAGGGTGCCTCCCGATCTAATGGAAGAGCAAGAGTCCCCTGTGGAATTGAATGTTGCAAAAGTTGCAGAGGGCGTAAATGGTACAGCTGAAGCCCATAATCATGCCTCTTTCTCTGAGAATAAAGGCATTGGtaagaaatcagagagaaaacgTGGAAAAGCTGAGAAAACAATAAGCTTAGAGGTTTTGCAACAGTATTTTGCTGGAAGTCTCAAGGATGCTGCGAAGAGTCTTGGTG TTTGTCCAACTACAATGAAGCGCATTTGCAGGCAGCATGGGATCTCCAGATGGCCATCTCGCAAGATAAACAAGGTTAACCGGTCCCTTTCAAAGCTAAAACGTGTAATTGAATCAGTGCAAGGAGCTGATGGAACATTCAGCCTGACTTCTCTTGCACCAAATTCACTTCCTGTTGCTGTTGGTTCTATTTCTTGGCCTGCAGGCATGAATGGTTCACCGTGTAATGCTTCCGAGTACCATGAAGAGAAGAATGAGCTCTCCAACCAGGGAATGCCAGGACGTCATGAAGAAGCCGAACCCTCAAATCAAATGCTGGAAAGTAGGATTATTGGGAATGAAGAGCTCTCTCCGAAGCAGAATGGTTTTGTGCGTGAAGGGTCACATAGGTCCAGAACGGGTAGTGGCTCGAGAGAAGAGAGTGCAGGGACACCTACCTCCCATGGTTCATGCCAAGGTAGTCCTTTCCCTGCAAATGAATCTTCCCCTCAGAATGAGTTGGTTAATTCACCTACACAGGAGTCGTCTGTAAAAGTGGGTGGCTCTTCGGAACCAGCTCGTCCGACCACAGGAGAAATCAATTTATCCACTGCATTCCTAATGCCTGGGCCTTATATTCCAGAACACACCCAGCAACTATTTGGGGGAATGCTAGTTGAGGATGCAGGGAGTTCACATGATCTGAGAAATCTTTGTCCGGCTGGAGATGCTATGTTTGATGACCGTGTCCCCGAATACAGTTGGACTAACCCACCGTGTTCTAATGGAATTGCTAAGGATCAAGTTTCTCTTCCTGCTGAGAATATGCCACAGTTTTCTACCAGGCCTGAAGTAACATCCGTTACAATAAAAGCAACGTATAGGGAAGACATCATAAGATTTCGACTTCTTTTAAGTTCTGGTATATTTAAGTTGAAGGAGGAAGTAGCCAAGAGGCTAAAGTTAGAGATGGGGACTTTCGATATCAAGTACCTCGACGATGACCATGAGTGGGTTTTAATCGCGTGTGATGCAGACCTGCAAGAATGTGTCGATATCTCAAGATCATCGGGCAGCAACGTAGTAAGGTTGTTGGTTCATGATATAATGCCCAACCTTGGGAGCTCCTGTGAGAGCTCAGGTGAATGA